CCCGGCTGCGCGGCTCGACCGTCGGGCTGTTCGGCGCTTTGATGTTGTTGCTGAACATCGAGATGCTGGCGCTGGGACGCATGGCGATCACCGATAGTGTCTTGATCTTCTTTACCACCCTGTCACTCTACGGATTTTGGCTCGGGATCCACGAACCAGGCCGAGGGCGCCATTGGATCTGGGCATTTTATGCCGGCATGGCCTTGGCGACCTTAACGAAAGGGCCGGTAGGCTTCGCCGTTCCCCTGATCACGGCTCTCTTGTACCTCGCTGCCAGCCGACAGTGGTTGGTGTTTTGGGAGAGAGGCGCGCCCATCGCCGGCACCTTGCTCTTCCTGACCCTCGCAGGTCCCTGGTATATAACCATGGTCCTCATCCATGGGGATGCCTACTCCTCTCAAGCAAAGGTCCACACAGTGGGGCGATTCCTCGCTCCAATGGAAGGGCATGGAGGCGGATGGTGGTTCTATTTCCCCGTCATGCTGCTTGGTTTTTACCCTTGGAGCGCCTTCCTACCGGTAGGGTTGTTTCAAGCCTATCAGAGCTGGCGAGCATCTCGCGCGATGGTGAGCCATCAAAACGAATCACGTGAATCGTGGAAGCCATTAGGTTCCGGCGATGAGTTGGAATGGTTCGCGGGGTTGTGGATCATCGGTGTGTTCATCTTTTTTAGTCTTTCATCCACTCGCCTCCCCCACTATATCGGTCCCTTGTTTCCGGCCTGCGCTCTCTTGGCTGCTTCGTATTGGGCCCGAGGGTTAACAGATTCCTCGACACGGGGCCTGCGCGGGTCGATCCACTTCATGATGGGGATCGGCTATCTCTTAGCGATCGGGCTTGCGTGCGCCCCTTCTCTGTTCAGCAAATTCTCCGGGAAGATGGTCAAAGAGTTTCCGCTCGCCACTCAATTCGATCTGGGCATCGGTCCTTACGTCGGCGCAGCGATCATCGTAGTCTCGATGGGGCTGATCGGATATTTCGGGTTGAACGACAACAGACGCGGCATCGCCTTCGGGGTGGCCGGCGGCGCGCTGGCGAGTGTGTTTCTTGTCGCTATTCTGACGGTCCTTCCAGGACTCAACCGATACGCGATTGCGCCGCCGCAAGAATTGGCCTATGCAGCGGGGTTGAACCTGAATCCGACCGACCAACTGATCGCGTTCAGTTCGACCAGACCGTCCATCGCCTTCTACGCGAGGCGAACGGTGACCTTTATCCCAGCCGGAGAAATCGACCGGCTGCGTACGGCTCTGGGCAAAGGAGGCCGGACGATGATCCTCCTCCCGGAATACTCCCAAGATGCCTTGCCGAAGGAAGCCGCTGACT
The nucleotide sequence above comes from Nitrospira sp.. Encoded proteins:
- a CDS encoding glycosyltransferase family 39 protein; this encodes MRDCDTNGHTGPSITREQQPHPAMDRTPSQPIQLLLLLLLSCLLFFLNLGGMGLTDRDEGRNAEAGREMFASGDLVTPTFNGELRVAKPVFVYWLMTLSYHLFGVNEFAARAPSALFGVALILMHYLFLSRLRGSTVGLFGALMLLLNIEMLALGRMAITDSVLIFFTTLSLYGFWLGIHEPGRGRHWIWAFYAGMALATLTKGPVGFAVPLITALLYLAASRQWLVFWERGAPIAGTLLFLTLAGPWYITMVLIHGDAYSSQAKVHTVGRFLAPMEGHGGGWWFYFPVMLLGFYPWSAFLPVGLFQAYQSWRASRAMVSHQNESRESWKPLGSGDELEWFAGLWIIGVFIFFSLSSTRLPHYIGPLFPACALLAASYWARGLTDSSTRGLRGSIHFMMGIGYLLAIGLACAPSLFSKFSGKMVKEFPLATQFDLGIGPYVGAAIIVVSMGLIGYFGLNDNRRGIAFGVAGGALASVFLVAILTVLPGLNRYAIAPPQELAYAAGLNLNPTDQLIAFSSTRPSIAFYARRTVTFIPAGEIDRLRTALGKGGRTMILLPEYSQDALPKEAADFQPILKRYGYVLLGNQQMVPQSPDAASPTPSKAFGH